In Burkholderia sp. NRF60-BP8, a single window of DNA contains:
- the lptB gene encoding LPS export ABC transporter ATP-binding protein has translation MNALPNRQPAGTTSSLVVRNLKKRYGSRTVVKDVSLDVKSGEVVGLLGPNGAGKTTSFYMIVGLVPTDGGEISLNGSSIGLLPIHKRASLGLSYLPQEASVFRKLTVEENIRAVLELQHGEDGKRLSKDAISSRTEALLDELQIGHLRENPALSLSGGERRRVEIARALATNPNFILLDEPFAGVDPIAVLEIQKIVKFLKQRNIGVLITDHNVRETLGICDHAYIISDGSVLAAGAPSEIIENESVRRVYLGEHFRM, from the coding sequence ATGAACGCGCTCCCGAATCGCCAGCCGGCCGGCACCACGAGCTCGCTCGTCGTCCGCAACCTGAAGAAGCGCTACGGCTCGCGCACGGTCGTCAAGGACGTGTCGCTCGACGTGAAGAGCGGCGAAGTCGTCGGCCTGCTCGGCCCGAACGGCGCCGGCAAGACCACGTCGTTCTACATGATCGTCGGCCTCGTGCCGACGGACGGGGGCGAAATCTCGCTGAACGGCAGCTCGATCGGCCTGCTGCCGATCCACAAGCGCGCGTCGCTCGGCCTGTCGTACCTGCCGCAAGAGGCGTCCGTGTTCCGCAAGCTGACCGTCGAGGAGAACATCCGCGCGGTGCTCGAGCTGCAGCACGGCGAAGACGGCAAGCGGCTGTCGAAGGATGCGATCTCGTCGCGCACCGAAGCGCTGCTCGACGAGCTGCAGATCGGCCACCTGCGCGAGAACCCCGCGCTGTCGCTGTCGGGCGGCGAACGGCGCCGCGTCGAAATCGCGCGCGCGCTCGCGACCAACCCGAACTTCATCCTGCTCGACGAACCGTTCGCCGGCGTCGATCCGATCGCGGTGCTCGAGATCCAGAAGATCGTCAAGTTCCTGAAGCAGCGCAACATCGGCGTGCTGATCACGGACCACAACGTCCGCGAAACGCTCGGCATCTGCGACCACGCGTACATCATCAGCGACGGTTCGGTGCTGGCCGCGGGCGCGCCGAGCGAAATCATCGAAAACGAAAGCGTGCGCCGCGTGTACCTCGGCGAGCACTTCCGCATGTAA
- the hpf gene encoding ribosome hibernation-promoting factor, HPF/YfiA family: MNLKISGHHLEVTPAIREYVITKLDRVLRHSDQVIDGTVILSVDNHKEKDKQQRAEINLHLKGKDIFVESANGNLYAAIDLLIDKLDRQVVKHMERLQTHAHDPIKLQPSIDQIELPPQ, from the coding sequence ATGAACCTGAAGATCAGTGGACATCATCTCGAAGTCACGCCTGCGATTCGCGAATACGTGATCACCAAGCTGGACCGGGTGCTACGGCATAGCGATCAGGTGATCGATGGCACTGTGATCCTCTCGGTCGACAACCACAAGGAAAAGGACAAGCAGCAGCGCGCGGAAATCAATCTGCACCTGAAGGGCAAGGACATCTTCGTCGAAAGCGCGAACGGCAACCTGTACGCCGCGATCGATCTGCTGATCGACAAGCTGGATCGCCAGGTCGTCAAGCACATGGAGCGCCTGCAAACGCACGCGCACGATCCGATCAAGCTGCAGCCGTCGATCGACCAGATCGAACTGCCGCCGCAATAA
- the lptA gene encoding lipopolysaccharide transport periplasmic protein LptA has protein sequence MNEPFPRQISGGAARAVRAALAATLVALPLVGLAPLAHAEKADQNKPINVEADNLTYDDLKQVTVATGNVVITKGTIIIKGDRVEVRQDPEGYQYATSFGSGKKHATFRQKREGLDEYIDGDAERIDYDGKQDLTTLTTAATVRRLQGTSTVADTVHGSVITYDGQRDFYTAKGGKDVAAPGNPNGRVRAMLSPKNGGPAPLNGAPAKLSPSTTIQGAPGQ, from the coding sequence ATGAACGAACCGTTCCCTCGACAGATTTCCGGCGGCGCTGCGCGCGCCGTCCGCGCCGCGCTCGCCGCGACGCTCGTGGCGCTCCCGCTCGTCGGGCTGGCGCCGCTCGCCCATGCCGAGAAGGCCGACCAGAACAAGCCGATCAACGTCGAGGCCGACAACCTGACCTACGACGATCTGAAGCAGGTCACGGTCGCGACCGGCAACGTCGTGATCACGAAGGGCACGATCATCATCAAGGGCGATCGCGTCGAAGTGCGCCAGGACCCGGAAGGCTACCAGTATGCGACGTCGTTCGGCAGCGGCAAGAAGCACGCGACGTTCCGCCAGAAGCGCGAAGGCCTCGACGAATACATCGACGGCGATGCCGAGCGCATCGACTACGACGGCAAGCAGGACCTGACCACGCTGACCACCGCGGCGACCGTGCGCCGCCTGCAGGGCACGTCGACCGTCGCCGATACCGTGCACGGCAGCGTGATCACGTATGACGGCCAGCGCGACTTCTACACCGCGAAGGGCGGCAAGGACGTCGCGGCGCCGGGCAACCCGAACGGCCGCGTGCGCGCGATGCTGTCGCCGAAGAACGGCGGCCCCGCGCCGCTGAACGGGGCGCCGGCCAAGCTGTCGCCGTCGACCACGATCCAGGGAGCGCCGGGCCAATGA
- a CDS encoding RNA polymerase factor sigma-54, whose translation MKASLQLRLSQHLALTPQLQQSIRLLQLSTLELQQEVAMAVAQNPLLETDDEWIASPLRVAADGSLIAQTPPTQNTEPVATNGSGTSSDRAERDEPAGADEYDGYGSGDGNDGPQWNLDEYGRSGGASDDDDLPPLQVQEAATSLRDHLSAQLRVTQAGPRDRALVMFLIESLDDDGYLTATLDEVLADLPPELEIDGDELNAALALLHSFDPAGVGARSASECLKLQLLRLDPSPTRTLALEIVSQHLELLAARDFTRLRKHLKASDDALRDAHTLIRSLEPFPGAAYGKAEADYVVPDIIVKKAGQGWLAELNPEVVPRLRINNLYANILRNSRGDPSAGSLKQQLQEARWLIKNIQQRFDTILRVAQAIVERQKNFFAHGEIAMRPLVLREIADTLGLHESTVSRVTTGKYMLTPFGTLEFKYFFGSHVSTDTGGAASSTAIRALIKQLIGAEDPKSPLSDSRIAELLAEQGFVVARRTVAKYREALKIPAVNLRKSL comes from the coding sequence ATGAAAGCCAGCCTCCAACTTCGCCTGTCGCAACATCTGGCGCTGACGCCGCAGCTGCAGCAGTCGATCCGGCTCCTGCAGTTGTCGACGCTCGAATTGCAGCAGGAAGTCGCGATGGCCGTCGCGCAGAATCCGCTGCTCGAAACCGACGACGAATGGATCGCGAGCCCGCTGCGCGTCGCGGCGGACGGATCGCTGATCGCGCAGACGCCGCCCACACAGAACACCGAACCCGTCGCGACGAACGGCAGCGGCACGTCCAGCGATCGCGCGGAGCGCGACGAGCCGGCCGGCGCCGACGAATACGACGGTTACGGGTCCGGCGACGGCAACGACGGCCCGCAATGGAACCTCGACGAATACGGCCGCTCGGGCGGCGCGTCCGACGACGACGACCTGCCGCCGCTGCAGGTGCAGGAAGCCGCGACGTCGCTGCGCGACCACCTGTCCGCGCAGTTGCGCGTCACGCAGGCCGGCCCGCGCGATCGCGCGCTCGTGATGTTCCTGATCGAATCGCTCGACGACGACGGCTACCTGACCGCCACGCTCGACGAAGTGCTCGCCGACCTGCCGCCCGAACTGGAAATCGACGGCGACGAACTGAACGCGGCGCTCGCGCTGCTGCACAGCTTCGACCCGGCCGGCGTCGGCGCGCGCTCGGCCTCCGAATGCCTGAAGCTGCAGTTGCTGCGTCTCGATCCGTCCCCGACGCGCACGCTCGCGCTCGAGATCGTGTCGCAGCATCTCGAGCTGCTCGCCGCCCGCGACTTCACACGGTTGCGCAAGCATCTGAAGGCGAGCGACGACGCGCTGCGCGACGCGCACACGCTGATCCGCTCGCTGGAGCCGTTCCCCGGCGCCGCATACGGCAAGGCCGAGGCCGACTACGTCGTGCCCGACATCATCGTGAAGAAGGCCGGCCAGGGATGGCTCGCGGAACTCAATCCGGAGGTCGTGCCGCGCCTGCGGATCAACAACCTGTACGCGAACATCCTGCGCAACAGCCGCGGCGATCCGTCGGCCGGATCGCTGAAGCAGCAGCTTCAGGAAGCGCGCTGGCTGATCAAAAATATCCAGCAGCGTTTCGACACGATCCTGCGTGTCGCGCAGGCTATTGTCGAGCGTCAGAAGAATTTCTTTGCGCACGGCGAAATTGCCATGCGCCCCTTGGTTTTGCGGGAAATAGCTGATACGCTGGGCCTACACGAGTCGACTGTCAGCCGTGTGACAACCGGGAAGTACATGCTGACCCCGTTCGGGACGCTTGAATTTAAGTACTTCTTCGGATCTCACGTTTCGACCGACACCGGTGGCGCCGCCTCGTCGACCGCCATCCGAGCCCTCATCAAGCAACTGATAGGAGCTGAAGACCCAAAATCGCCACTTTCGGACAGCCGCATTGCCGAGCTGCTGGCAGAACAGGGGTTCGTGGTCGCGCGCCGCACGGTTGCGAAATATCGCGAAGCCCTCAAGATCCCGGCAGTGAATCTGCGCAAGTCTCTTTAA
- the hprK gene encoding HPr(Ser) kinase/phosphatase produces the protein MDTSSINAQSIFDDNAATLKLSWLTGHEGWERGFSADTVGNATSSADLVGHLNLIHPNRIQVLGEAEIDYYQRQTDEDRSRHMAELIALEPPFLVVAGGAAAPPELVLRCTRSSTPLFTTPMSAAAVIDSLRLYMSRILAPRATLHGVFLDILGMGVLLTGDSGLGKSELGLELISRGHGLVADDAVDFVRLGPDFVEGRCPPLLQNLLEVRGLGLLDIKTIFGETAVRRKMKLKLIVQLVRRPDGEFQRLPLESQTVDVLGLPISKVTIQVAAGRNLAVLVEAAVRNTILQLRGIDTLRDFMDRQRLAMQDPDSQFPGKLV, from the coding sequence ATGGATACGTCCAGCATCAACGCCCAGAGCATCTTCGACGACAACGCAGCCACGCTGAAACTGAGCTGGCTGACGGGGCATGAAGGCTGGGAACGCGGCTTTTCGGCCGACACGGTCGGCAACGCAACGTCGAGCGCCGACCTCGTCGGCCACCTGAACCTGATCCATCCGAACCGGATCCAGGTGCTCGGCGAAGCCGAAATCGACTACTACCAGCGACAGACCGACGAAGACCGCTCGCGCCACATGGCCGAGCTGATCGCGCTCGAGCCGCCGTTCCTCGTCGTCGCCGGCGGCGCCGCGGCGCCGCCCGAACTGGTGCTGCGCTGCACGCGCTCGTCCACGCCGCTGTTCACGACGCCGATGTCGGCCGCCGCGGTGATCGACAGCCTGCGGCTCTACATGTCGCGCATCCTCGCGCCGCGCGCGACGCTGCACGGCGTGTTCCTCGACATCCTCGGGATGGGCGTGCTGCTCACCGGCGATTCGGGCCTCGGCAAGAGCGAGCTCGGCCTCGAGCTGATCAGCCGCGGACACGGCCTCGTCGCCGACGACGCGGTCGACTTCGTCCGCCTTGGCCCCGATTTCGTCGAAGGGCGCTGCCCGCCGCTGCTGCAGAACCTGCTCGAAGTGCGCGGCCTCGGCCTGCTCGACATCAAGACGATCTTCGGCGAAACCGCGGTGCGACGGAAAATGAAGCTGAAGCTGATCGTCCAGCTCGTGCGGCGCCCCGACGGCGAGTTCCAGCGACTGCCGCTGGAGAGCCAGACGGTCGACGTGCTCGGTTTGCCGATCAGCAAGGTCACGATCCAGGTCGCGGCCGGCCGCAACCTCGCGGTGCTCGTCGAGGCAGCCGTCCGGAACACGATCCTGCAGTTGCGCGGAATCGACACGTTGCGCGATTTCATGGATCGGCAACGACTCGCGATGCAAGATCCCGACAGTCAGTTCCCCGGCAAACTGGTGTAA
- a CDS encoding PTS sugar transporter subunit IIA, which translates to MENQSAAARRPQAAQSPANMNRLAKILPIENVVIDLSVTSKKRVFEQAGLMFENQNGIGRSTVTDNLFARERLGSTGLGEGVAIPHGRIKGLKHPLAAFVRLADAIPFEAPDGQPVGLLIFLLVPEQATQQHLEILSEIAQLLSDRDARERLHNETDIAELHRLLTQWQP; encoded by the coding sequence ATGGAAAATCAGTCCGCCGCCGCAAGGAGACCCCAGGCCGCCCAATCGCCTGCCAACATGAATCGCCTAGCCAAAATCCTGCCCATAGAGAACGTCGTCATCGACCTCTCGGTCACCAGCAAGAAACGCGTCTTCGAACAAGCCGGGCTGATGTTCGAGAATCAGAACGGCATCGGCCGCAGCACCGTCACGGACAACCTGTTCGCACGCGAGCGCCTCGGTTCGACCGGGCTCGGCGAAGGTGTCGCAATTCCGCACGGCCGCATCAAGGGCCTCAAGCACCCGCTCGCCGCGTTCGTCCGCCTCGCCGATGCGATCCCGTTCGAAGCGCCCGACGGCCAGCCGGTCGGCCTTCTGATCTTCCTGCTCGTCCCCGAGCAAGCGACCCAGCAACACCTCGAGATCCTGTCGGAAATCGCGCAACTGCTGTCCGATCGCGACGCACGCGAGCGTCTGCACAACGAAACGGATATCGCCGAGTTGCATCGCCTGCTCACTCAGTGGCAACCTTGA
- the lptC gene encoding LPS export ABC transporter periplasmic protein LptC, giving the protein MSTHFRWTQLLPLAAVAALAGVTWWLLQATLPPPGEGVAQPKRHTPDYFADNFSVTELDQSGTTQYRLTAAKLVHYEDTESSDLTDPAMRAFQPGKPVVTTTAKRGTVNGDVSIVDLYDDARILRAAGGGDPQMQADSQHFRIFVNDDVIQTEKPVKLQRGLSLVNATDGMKYNNVTRVIELYGNVRGTIAAADTSGGSKGQPK; this is encoded by the coding sequence ATGAGCACGCATTTCCGCTGGACCCAGCTGCTGCCGCTCGCCGCGGTCGCCGCGCTCGCGGGCGTCACCTGGTGGTTGCTGCAGGCCACGCTGCCGCCGCCCGGCGAGGGCGTCGCGCAGCCGAAGCGCCATACGCCCGACTATTTCGCGGACAACTTCTCGGTCACCGAGCTCGACCAGTCCGGCACGACCCAGTACCGGCTGACGGCCGCGAAGCTGGTCCATTACGAAGACACCGAAAGCAGCGACCTGACCGATCCGGCCATGCGCGCGTTCCAGCCCGGCAAGCCCGTCGTGACGACCACCGCGAAGCGCGGCACCGTCAACGGCGACGTGTCGATCGTCGATTTGTACGACGATGCGCGCATCCTGCGCGCGGCCGGCGGCGGCGATCCGCAGATGCAGGCCGATTCCCAGCATTTCCGGATCTTCGTCAATGACGATGTGATCCAGACCGAAAAGCCGGTTAAACTTCAGCGCGGCCTGTCGCTCGTCAACGCGACCGACGGCATGAAGTACAACAACGTCACCCGGGTCATCGAGCTTTACGGCAACGTGCGCGGCACGATCGCCGCGGCGGACACGTCCGGCGGCTCGAAAGGTCAACCCAAGTGA